A window of Synergistaceae bacterium contains these coding sequences:
- a CDS encoding sodium-dependent transporter: MNDNSVQQREHWGSRIGFILAAAGSAIGLGNIWRFPYLVGKNGGAAFVLVYLIITVFIGLPVVLVEFAVGRAAQKAPVAAFSAIGAHPFWSLIGWLGTIAGGFLTLSFYNVVGGWTIKYMIESLGVLMPVAASGGTSEFFGAFVGYSWQVVLFQAVFMILTMLIVLGGIGKGIERACKVMMPTLFVILLVLIVRSVTLPGAEAGIEFYLKPDFSKLTGATMLDALGQSFFSLSLGLGVMITYGSYLGREERIPSAAVWTASLDTLVALLAGLAIFPAVFAMGLEPAQGAGLSFVTLPAVFAKMPAGMLFSFLFFLLLFFAAVTSSMSLMEVATAFAMERFGLKRSKAAISMGIIILLLGVPSALSLSGSPAIHGKIFFDAVEYVCNNILLPLGSLLACIFVGWIWLDKACSELTNEGKISFGLMKAWIWCVRILSPLAILYIFATGLKW, translated from the coding sequence TTGAACGATAATAGCGTGCAACAACGGGAGCATTGGGGCAGTCGTATAGGTTTTATTCTCGCTGCAGCGGGATCGGCAATTGGTTTGGGCAATATCTGGCGTTTCCCCTATCTGGTGGGGAAAAACGGCGGCGCTGCCTTTGTTCTGGTCTATCTGATCATCACTGTTTTCATAGGGCTTCCCGTCGTTCTCGTGGAGTTTGCCGTCGGTCGCGCGGCACAGAAGGCGCCGGTGGCCGCTTTCAGCGCCATTGGAGCTCATCCCTTCTGGTCTTTGATCGGCTGGCTGGGAACCATTGCCGGAGGCTTTCTGACGCTTTCCTTTTATAACGTGGTTGGAGGCTGGACGATCAAGTACATGATCGAGAGCCTGGGCGTTCTCATGCCCGTCGCCGCATCGGGGGGAACCAGCGAGTTCTTCGGCGCGTTCGTGGGATATTCCTGGCAGGTTGTGCTGTTCCAGGCTGTTTTTATGATTTTGACCATGCTGATCGTGCTGGGAGGTATCGGAAAAGGAATTGAGAGGGCCTGCAAGGTCATGATGCCGACGCTTTTCGTGATCCTTCTCGTTCTGATTGTCCGTTCCGTCACCCTGCCGGGAGCCGAGGCGGGAATCGAGTTCTACCTGAAACCCGACTTCAGCAAACTGACCGGAGCAACGATGCTGGACGCGCTGGGGCAAAGTTTCTTCTCACTGTCCCTGGGCCTGGGCGTCATGATCACCTACGGAAGTTACCTCGGCAGGGAGGAACGTATTCCCTCGGCGGCCGTGTGGACGGCTTCTCTGGATACTCTTGTGGCTCTTTTGGCGGGACTGGCCATTTTCCCCGCGGTTTTCGCCATGGGGCTGGAGCCGGCCCAGGGGGCGGGGCTTTCCTTCGTGACGCTGCCGGCGGTGTTCGCTAAAATGCCCGCTGGTATGCTCTTCTCGTTCCTCTTTTTCCTGCTTCTGTTTTTTGCTGCCGTGACGTCGTCCATGTCTCTCATGGAGGTGGCGACGGCCTTTGCCATGGAACGATTCGGCCTGAAGCGCTCCAAAGCCGCCATCAGCATGGGAATTATCATTCTGCTGCTGGGCGTTCCGTCCGCCCTCTCCCTGAGCGGCAGCCCGGCTATTCATGGCAAGATTTTCTTCGACGCCGTGGAATATGTCTGCAACAATATCCTTCTGCCTCTCGGTTCTCTGCTGGCCTGTATCTTTGTGGGATGGATCTGGCTCGACAAAGCCTGCAGCGAGCTGACCAACGAAGGAAAAATCTCATTTGGGCTGATGAAGGCTTGGATCTGGTGTGTGCGTATTCTTTCCCCTCTGGCCATTCTTTATATTTTCGCAACAGGCCTGAAATGGTAG
- the ftsH gene encoding ATP-dependent zinc metalloprotease FtsH — translation MEPNKKRTQFSLAYFILMIFIIWIFNDMIFRPYIAQEREVSYKTFLDFLAKGQVERVALGTDRITFTLKGGQPVAPGQPASVLQSHNVVRVEDPKLVDRLMEAGVDFAEVKQTENLLNALMGWVVAFLPLFLIWYFLYRKMSGMGNSVLSFGKNNTQAIQGELTGVKFADVGGVGEAEVELREIIDYLKTPARFSRLGAKLPKGVLLVGPPGTGKTLLAKATAGEAGVPFFSLTGSSFVEMFVGVGAARVRDLFDQAKKKAPCIIFIDEIDAIGQARSNLAAMSGNSERENTLNQLLAEMDGFKANTGVVIMAATNRPEILDQALVRPGRFDRQVQVTLPTEEGRLGILKIHTREVPLENEADLENIAKVTPGFSGAELANIVNEASLLAVRRNADKVGFRDFDMAIERVVAGLQKKTPLSPEVRKKVAYHETGHALTAFYLTGADPVHKISIIPTSKGALGYTMQLPTEDQYLRGENELRARLAVMLGGRAAELLIFGIATTGAANDLEVASMLARRMVTEFGMSKNLGPVRYSNPEGAYLATPASNRSDISQETTASIDREIRDILTQAQEKSMEILESHRVVLDKIANVLQENEIIMGDEMKQIIESTKN, via the coding sequence ATGGAGCCCAACAAGAAACGAACGCAGTTCTCTCTCGCCTATTTCATCCTGATGATCTTCATCATATGGATTTTCAACGACATGATTTTCCGTCCCTACATCGCCCAGGAACGTGAAGTTTCCTACAAAACCTTCCTGGACTTCCTTGCGAAGGGACAGGTGGAACGAGTCGCGCTGGGAACGGACAGAATCACGTTTACCCTGAAGGGCGGCCAGCCTGTCGCGCCGGGACAGCCGGCGTCGGTCCTCCAGTCCCACAACGTGGTTCGGGTGGAGGATCCGAAACTCGTCGATCGCCTGATGGAGGCGGGGGTCGATTTCGCGGAAGTGAAACAGACGGAGAACCTTCTGAACGCCCTCATGGGTTGGGTCGTGGCGTTTCTTCCCCTCTTCCTGATCTGGTACTTCCTGTACAGAAAAATGTCCGGCATGGGCAACAGCGTGCTCTCCTTCGGCAAGAACAACACCCAGGCGATACAGGGAGAGCTGACCGGCGTGAAGTTCGCGGATGTGGGAGGTGTCGGCGAGGCCGAGGTGGAGCTTCGGGAGATTATCGACTATCTCAAAACTCCGGCCCGCTTCAGCCGGCTGGGGGCCAAACTTCCCAAGGGAGTGCTCCTGGTGGGGCCTCCCGGAACGGGTAAAACCCTTCTGGCGAAAGCGACGGCAGGGGAGGCCGGTGTTCCGTTCTTCTCTCTCACCGGCTCCAGCTTCGTGGAGATGTTCGTCGGCGTCGGCGCGGCGAGGGTGCGGGACCTTTTCGACCAGGCGAAGAAAAAGGCTCCCTGCATTATTTTCATCGACGAAATCGACGCCATCGGTCAGGCCCGTTCCAATCTGGCGGCCATGAGCGGCAACAGTGAGCGGGAAAATACCCTGAATCAGCTTCTGGCCGAGATGGACGGCTTCAAAGCCAATACGGGAGTGGTGATCATGGCGGCCACGAACCGCCCGGAGATTCTGGACCAGGCCCTTGTGCGTCCCGGCCGGTTCGACCGGCAGGTGCAGGTGACGCTGCCCACGGAGGAAGGACGTCTGGGCATTCTCAAAATACACACCCGTGAGGTGCCGCTGGAGAACGAGGCCGACCTGGAGAACATCGCCAAAGTCACGCCGGGATTTTCCGGGGCGGAGCTCGCCAATATCGTCAACGAGGCATCCCTTCTGGCCGTTCGCCGGAACGCGGACAAGGTGGGGTTCCGTGATTTCGACATGGCGATCGAGCGGGTCGTCGCCGGACTTCAGAAGAAAACACCCCTGTCGCCGGAGGTGCGAAAGAAGGTCGCCTATCACGAAACGGGACACGCGCTCACGGCGTTCTATCTCACAGGCGCAGACCCCGTGCACAAGATAAGCATCATCCCCACGTCGAAGGGGGCCCTCGGTTACACGATGCAGCTTCCCACGGAAGATCAGTACCTGAGGGGAGAAAATGAGCTTCGCGCCAGGCTGGCTGTGATGCTGGGAGGCAGAGCGGCGGAGCTGCTCATTTTCGGCATAGCGACCACAGGGGCCGCCAACGACCTCGAAGTAGCCTCCATGCTTGCCCGCAGGATGGTGACGGAGTTTGGCATGTCGAAGAACCTGGGCCCCGTCCGGTACTCGAACCCGGAGGGGGCGTACCTTGCCACGCCGGCCTCGAACAGGAGCGACATCTCTCAGGAGACGACGGCCTCCATTGACAGAGAAATTCGCGATATTTTGACCCAGGCTCAGGAAAAATCCATGGAAATTCTGGAATCTCATCGGGTCGTGCTGGACAAAATCGCAAACGTCCTTCAGGAAAACGAAATCATCATGGGAGACGAAATGAAGCAAATTATCGAGTCAACGAAAAACTGA